In the genome of Chloroflexota bacterium, the window GCCGGTGCCTGCGCCGAAATTGCCTTGTGTGGGAGGCTGGGTGCTGGCGTTTATACAGGCCTGATAGCCCATTTCGGCATCGGGGCGAATATCGGCGCGGCCAATGCCGAGATCAAACAGAATGGCCGCAGGGACGATGGGGACGCGCGCCACCTGGACATTGAAACCGATGCCTTTTTTTTCGAGGTAGCGCACCACCCCCGAGGCGGAATCCAGCCCGAAAGCAGAGCCACCCGAGAGCACGACCGCATGTACTTCCTTGACCAAATGCAGAGGATGCAGCGCGTCGACCTCGCGCGTGCCCGGCGCGCCCCCGCGCTGATCCACGCCCCCAACCGCGCCATCCGGGCACAGAATTACGGTGCAGCCGGTGATCGCATCCAAATCTTGCGCGTGCCCAACCTGGATGCCGGGAATATCGGTGATGGCGTTGTGGAGCTTCATGAACTCTCCTGGGGGTTGAGCAGGGCTATGACGCGTGCGATGACTTCGGCGCCAATTTCATATTTGCTCATCAGTGGCAGTTCTTCTTTGCGGCCATCGGCGTGCAGCAGGGCGGCGCGGTTGGTATCGACAGCGAAACCGGCATCGCTGGCGCTGACATCGTTGGCGACGATGAAGTTCAAACCTTTGCGGCGCATTTTGTCTGCGGCATTGGCGATGAGGGCCTGGGTTTCGGCAGCAAATCCGACCAGAATTTGGGGTT includes:
- a CDS encoding bifunctional 4'-phosphopantothenoylcysteine decarboxylase/phosphopantothenoylcysteine synthetase, whose product is LMSAAVADFRPAQPAQQKIKKITGAPSLPLAPNPDILAAVHRQRATTNQPQILVGFAAETQALIANAADKMRRKGLNFIVANDVSASDAGFAVDTNRAALLHADGRKEELPLMSKYEIGAEVIARVIALLNPQESS